The Hippocampus zosterae strain Florida chromosome 2, ASM2543408v3, whole genome shotgun sequence genome contains the following window.
cacaaaaccaaacatCTTCAGCTTTAGGTACACATTATCTCTTTGAGCCTTTAAGGTCCCGAGAACAGTGACATGTCAGGTCCATCGGAACCCTGTGACGTTCAACCCTACTTTTCTTCGATGTTAATCGACAGAGGGAAAGTCAACTACAGTCGCGTTCTTGATTGATTGAGATTTTGTTGtttcgggaagaaaaaaaacgctggCAGCGTGGGGAAAACATACAAAGGAAAACGTTGGATGGCCTTTATTTCGACTGTTCAACCTCATCCCGAGCTTGAAGTGAACTGAATATGGTCGTACAAGTCTTACGGGACATTGCAATCTCTAGAAGCACAAAACCGCTGTTGGCTGGGCTTCGTCCACAATTTGCCCAAAATATAGCGTAGAAGACGAAACACCTAACCACCACGTGTCTTTACAATAACAGTCGTCAGTTCACACAACATGACCAAAACTCATTGACACATTGTTGAGCCGATACTAGCTAGCTCTAAACAACATGTAACCTGAAACATTTGTATTTCTTCTTCTCGGTATGATCACTATGTAAGCGAATCATAGAGGGAAACTAGTTTGTGTGCACAGAACTTCTGTTTTTGTGCAATGTTATGAAAATGGACATTGTATATTTTTGAGAGTAAATAGTTATTCTTACAAGTCTGTACTTTATTACTTCAGCTTCAGTTGAATCACTGCTCTCGTTAGGTCTCGTGTCTTTCAATCTTTTCTTCCACAAGTATCCGTACTTGTACACACTGAAACACAGAGTGTGAAGAATTAAATAGGCAGGTGTATGTAAGATGTGAAACACAAGGAGATGCAGAAGTTGCGTGTCGCATTTCACAGCACAGTCACTCATTGTTGGTTACTAACAACAACCATTGTCAGAGGTCAGGCTTGTGTGAGCCTTTCGGTGCACCTCCTCCAATAGTGTTTGCTTCCGTAGCTCCTTCGGTTGCCACAACATGCCAGGTTGTTGCCAGGCAACGGTGCTCTTATAAAACGGCGTCCCGCTTTTGGATGCAACAACATCCCCAAGCGCTCGTCTCAGGTGAACAAGAGACCACTTCAGCAGTCATGGTGAGAAGTGAACACAAACATTCCGATCGATTCACGCGCAAATGAAACTTAAGTTGCGTTACTTGGAAAAGATTTATGCCAGTGTACGGTTTAGTTCTTGTTCTTCTTGACATCTGAACAACATCTCCCTGCAGCGTGAATGTATCTCCGTCCACGTTGGCCAGGCTGGGGCCCAGATTGGCAATGCATGCTGGGAGCTGTATTGTCTGGAGCATGGCATCCAGCCGGACGGGCAGATGCCCAGCGACAAGACCATCGGAGGAGGAGATGACTCCTTCAACACCTTCTTCAGTGAGACCGGAGCTGGCAAACATGTTCCCAGAGCAgtctttgtggacttggagccCACAGTCATCGGTGAGACGGGACAAGACGTAGTTTTATGAGAGAACAAACCCTCCAGTCAATTACAGTATGCAAAATGTGCATCTATCAATCTTTGCCTACTGCTGTAGATGAAGTACGCACAGGAACCTACCGGCAGCTCTTCCATCCTGAGCagctgatcactggaaaggaagATGCAGCCAACAACTACGCCCGAGGTCACTACACTATTGGCAAGGAGATCATTGACCTGGTTCTGGACAGGGTTCGAAAACTGGTGAGCTTTACTGGATAACCTAATCAGAGGTACTGTACGTTTTTCGACGTATGACTGTCTTCACTTTGGCAGGCGGACCAATGCACTGGACtccaaggttttcttatcttccaCTCATTTGGAGGAGGAACTGGCTCTGGCTTCACTTCTCTGCTAATGGAACGTCTCTCAGTGGATTATGGCAAGAAGTCCAAACTGGAGTTTGCCATCTATCCGGCACCTCAGGTGTCAACGGCTGTTGTGGAGCCATACAACTCCATTCTGACCACACACACCACCCTGGAGCACTCCGATTGTGCTTtcatggtggacaacgaggcCATCTACGATATTTGCCGTAGGAACCTGGACATTGAGCGTCCCACCTACACCAATCTCAACAGGCTGATTGGTCAGATTGTCTCCTCCATCACCGCCTCGCTGCGCTTTGACGGCGCTCTGAATGTGGACTTGACAGAGTTTCAGACCAACCTGGTGCCTTACCCGCGCATCCACTTCCCGCTGGCGACCTATGCGCCCGTCATCTCGGCAGAGAAGGCATACCATGAGCAGCTCTCCGTCGCAGAGATCACCAACGCCTGTTTCGAGCCAGCCAATCAGATGGTGAAATGCGACCCTCGCCATGGTAAGTACATGGCATGCTGTCTGCTTTATCGTGGGGATGTGGTGCCTAAAGATGTCAACTCCGCCATCGCCACCATCAAAACCAAGCGCACCATCCAGTTTGTGGACTGGTGTCCCACCGGCTTCAAGGTGGGTATCAACTACCAGCCTCCAACTGTAGTTCCTGGGGGAGACCTGGCCAAGGTCCAGAGAGCCGTGTGCATGTTGAGCAACACCACTGCTATCGCCGAGGCATGGGCCCGACTGGACCACAAGTTTGACCTGATGTACGCCAAGAGGGCCTTTGTGCACTGGTACGTTGGCGAGGGGATGGAGGAGGGAGAGTTCTCCGAAGCCAGAGAGGACATGGCTGCTTTGGAGAAGGACTACGAGGAGGTGGGCACAGACACCATCGGGGATGAAGAGGGGGAAGAGGGGGAAGAGTACTAACTGTAAATGCAACACTATTTACAATTCACTATTTAACATTCTCAGGCTTTTGCTCTGTCGCATGTGAAGTGATtctttgtatttaaatatttttcactGTATGGCATAGTAattgctcatccatccatccattttccgaaccgcttgatcctcacttggatcgcggggggtgcaggagtctatcccagccgtcttcgggcagtaggcggggacaccctgaaccggttgccagccaatcgcagggcacacagaaacgaacaaccattcgcgcccacactcacacctagggacaatttagagcgtccattcagcctgccatgcatgtttttggaatgtgagaggaaaccggtgcacccggagaaaacccacgcaggcccggggggaacatgcaaacaccacacagggaggctggagctggaatcgaacccggtacctctgcactgtgaagtaaCTGTTCAACTGATGTAAAATGCAATACTGTATCATGtttgtcctgctctcctccgCTTATAAGATTGCATAACGAGAAGCTCAAAGCACATCTCAGGTGAACCAACAAGTCTGTTGCTAGGTGACCGGCAATTCAGACCTAACAAGAACTTTGTCGAATGAATTGGTTCATTGTTGTGACTGTCTTTATTCAACAACACCATTTTATATTTGCCAATAAATTCTCTCAAACTATACAGCCttctcaaactcatttttgtcgtggaaCACATCATAGTTATGGCTTAAGTTCCCACAGAGGCCAGTAAAACCTGTTGAgatattacttttattttaaaagcaggattggtaaaacaaaatatttgctatgtctcaacatttttcaaagtgaagacaattttcaattttggtattttagcaagaaacattAAATTGGCACACATAAATTGCTTTTgcgagccacataaaatgatgtgacatcCAGGTCTGGCCCGTggtccttgagtttgatacGTTTGATGCTCCACTCTTGAATTTTAACTTAAATAGcgtcacggaaaaaaaaatctgtcttgtGATCTTAATATCATAATGGAATATATTATTTATAGATACATCAGCAATACACGGCATAACATGAAACCTGGAGAATGAACCACTACATCAGGTGTGCCCAAGTCCAGTGCTGCAAAGCCCCTGTCCTGACAGTTTTAAATGCTTaacctcctccaacacacctgatttaaaagATATTCTGATCAGGGAGCTTTGGAGCTACTACACTACACCGTCATTCGGTTAAAACGATACAATTCATTGCTCTATATGAATTACTGTATaacaatgaaaatacaaattaacGTCAGCATGTTGGTGCGGCTCTGGACAAGTGTTATATTTTCTCACATGACGATCCCTTCGTAAAATTATTAGTTATGAAATCAAATTAACCCCCTTACGTTTTGAAAACGTGTCCCAGACTCATTTGAAGTTTGCAGGAGCGACAGCGAAGTTAAATCGTGTACTGGCCTTTTAAGGGTCACGTATATGTAGTCAAGGCAATGTTGTGTATACTTCCGGGTTATCGTGGCTCAAGCAAGAGGGACGCAAACACGCCCAGGGCGCGGAGCAAAGCGGATTAGTGTCCCGCAGAGATGGCGGGGGAGGAGATGGATCACATTCCTGGTAAGTAAAAAGCTTATTTTACCTTTTTAACGCGTGTTTGATTTAAACTCCTCCAAGCTGCCGTCGTTCATTACAGCGGCCAAATGGTATTCGGTACAGGATGAAAAAGTTCTCGTTTGAAAGCAACGTTAAAGTCAAAACGTCATGTATTTAAATGACCGCTTCTCTGTCAATGACTCGCACATTTAAGGTTcattttctaccctctgcccgtctcagtacaatggggtgcagagccttcagtcgctctgcccccaaactctggaactcacttcctcccaacattcgcaatattgactctctttccttagtcaaaacccagctcaaaacccacctattcagacttgcctacccgccttaaatctttctttatttatttattattttatctgtgttttactattggtcttggctgtacagtgtccttgagtgttgtgagaggcgcttacaaatgtgatgtattattattattattattatacaatacGACGCACTGTTTCCTAACTaaaatttatttacattttatcttatttttaacTAACTTATATACATTGGCTTTTCTGTTCAACATTTGGTGGTGAGGAAttcgtgaaaaaaagaaaaaaaaacctaggaaacgaaccaaaacaaaacattttcctcTGTCATCGTCTTGCAGAATCCGGAGCAGTTTTCACATTCGGGAAGAGTAAATTTGCAGACAACGTTCCCAGTAAATTTTGGTTTAAAAATGATGTTCCTCGAAAAATAGCCTGTGGTGATGAACATACGGCCTTATTAACAGGTAGGTAACTGCTCATCTCTCCTTTGTAACAATTGTAGCTTTGGCATCTGTTAAACTACTGTATATCATGAGTTTTGTTTACTAGTGAAACATTTTTACAGCAGCCCTTGTGTTTATCTTCACAGAAAATGGGAAACTATTCATGTTTGGCAGCAACAATTGGGGACAGCTCGGTCTGGGATCCAAGATGACAGTCAAGAAGCCCACTTGTGTCAGAGGTCTGCCTTTTGTCAACCAACTGTGACCAGCATACCGATCCAATGTGCACTGAATTATGCTTCGTgtgtattgtttgtgttcagCTCTCAAGTCAGAGAAAATCCAACTCGTGGCCTGTGGAAGAAACCATACGCTCATCTGTACAGGTCAGAATCACATAATCGCATTGGAGACTTTTTACCACTCTTCTCACGTCTTCCTTTCCTCTCTAGCTCAGGGGCATGTGTACGCCACAGGCGGCAACAGTGAGGGTCAACTGGGTCTCGGCGACTGCGATGAGCGAACGTCCTTTCAGAGACTGAAGTTCTTTGATTCCTACGGGCCAATCAAAATGCTTGCTGCTGGTTCAAACACATCAGCTGCCCTCACTGGTGAGACACTTGAGGACTCGCATATCACCTGTCGATGGCAGTTGTAGCTGCAATGACTCATGGGAGTCAAGTCAATTATATTTCTTGAGCGTCATTTTACGACAGAGATGATCATTGTACACACTAAACAGATCAAGAAGCACACTCTTATGTGAAAGAAAACCAACTGAACGCAAAATGAGCAAGCATTTCAAATCAAGTcagttttattgtcaaatatgctctgtgtgcaacatacagcacagatgaaattactttcctctttcaaccacagtgcaaacatgtagtgcactgaaacacacacagctcaaaataatggcagcaacctgaactgcataaaaatacataaagacataaataaataaatatgtacaaataaacattaaataGCAACAACAGACGACCAATGTTAGGTAGTGAATTGTTTCAGTGTAATAATTGGATGtcagatggtggtggtggggggggggggggggggcagaagatGGAGGGAGTTGAGTCTTCTGACCGCCTGGTGGAATAAAGCACAGAGAAATTACAGTCTTGGCTGCGAGGACAAGGAAAACTCCCTCTTAGGTAGAAGCCCTGGATCTCTGAGGTGATAGCAGAACAAGGGGCACAACAGCAATAGAAATAGTCCTATGATGATACTGGGCCACCTCCAACATCACCATCCCTTGGCTCACCACCATAAATGGGAAATAGATAATGGTGAATGGtgattgcttttcttttttccccatctccTCATCTAAAGAGAGCGGTGAGCTGTTCATGTGGGGGGATAACTCAGAGGGTCAAGTCGGCTTGGGGAAGGAGAGCCATTCATGTTCACCTCAGGAGGTCAGCGCGGGACAGCCCATCGCATGGGTGTCCTGTGGATACTACCACTCTGCATATGTGACAGGTGTGCTAAAATATTTGTAAACTGTATCTGGAATATATatgtaataacaataatatatacGTGGAAGCCGATTGGGGAAATGGATGCTTTCTGCTTGTCTGAACATTTTggaaatgccagaaacaaagaaatattACACATATTCAGCAATGCAGTTTTGTAGCTTATGAATGATCTAATGGCTCACGTCTTTGTCAGTCTCCGACAGGAGTCATGACAGCTTAGCACGTAGTTTACTGCCCACTATTTTGAATTTTAGTAAATCAggctccatgtttttttttctgttcttgaGAAATGTATATTTGTGACTGTTAGCGGACGGAGCTCTGTACACATTCGGAGAGCGGGACAGCGGTAAACTGGGTCTGGGAACAGACCAGCTGGCTCGTCATCGATTCCCTCAAATTGTGAAGAGCATGCCTGAGCCGGTCACTCAGGTGGCCTGTGGTGGCGGACACACTGTGGCCGTTACAggtaagaacaaaaaacaaaaacaaaagaattgtGTTGAGTAGACTTATTGGCAACATACAATTGTGTTGTCTGTCTTCCAGAGAATGGAGTTTATGCCTTCGGGCTGGGTCAGTTTGGTCAGCTGGGCCATGGCACATTCATATTTGAATCACGGCTGCCGCGCCAGATAGAGCACTTCAAGAAAGGTCGAGTGTGCCAGGTGGCATGCGGCGAGAACCACTCAGCGGTCATCACAGGTGTCTTAACAGCTGTGCTCTTGTTCTGTCCCGTATCGTCGGTGAAATGGgaaccaaaagcaaacattttaaaCCACTTCGAATTATTTGAAAGTAAGGCTGCAACTAATACTCTTTTAATAATCTGTTGATTAATCAGTGAAtatgatttaaaagaaaaaacacgttTCCATTTCcatgacattatttcaaattggcagtgcaaaaaatgcacaaacatacgTTACCGGTAATTATGCTTCAGTTACTGGTTTGATTCATAACACATCAGAAAAAAGGCAAACATGtacatcattgttttccataataaaaacaatttttaaaaaaaacttggatataagataagataatcagtctgctttcaaaGAGGACTACACAAATTggagaatatttactgaaatgttggcaatttcaaattaaaaagggaaaataaaagaTTCCttgattataaaaaataaatacatttgataaTTGATGACTTATCAATTAATCAAGTGTTGCACCTCTATTTGAAACTAAATa
Protein-coding sequences here:
- the LOC127595735 gene encoding tubulin alpha-1A chain-like, whose amino-acid sequence is MQQHPQALVSGEQETTSAVMRECISVHVGQAGAQIGNACWELYCLEHGIQPDGQMPSDKTIGGGDDSFNTFFSETGAGKHVPRAVFVDLEPTVIDEVRTGTYRQLFHPEQLITGKEDAANNYARGHYTIGKEIIDLVLDRVRKLADQCTGLQGFLIFHSFGGGTGSGFTSLLMERLSVDYGKKSKLEFAIYPAPQVSTAVVEPYNSILTTHTTLEHSDCAFMVDNEAIYDICRRNLDIERPTYTNLNRLIGQIVSSITASLRFDGALNVDLTEFQTNLVPYPRIHFPLATYAPVISAEKAYHEQLSVAEITNACFEPANQMVKCDPRHGKYMACCLLYRGDVVPKDVNSAIATIKTKRTIQFVDWCPTGFKVGINYQPPTVVPGGDLAKVQRAVCMLSNTTAIAEAWARLDHKFDLMYAKRAFVHWYVGEGMEEGEFSEAREDMAALEKDYEEVGTDTIGDEEGEEGEEY